In a single window of the Acyrthosiphon pisum isolate AL4f chromosome X, pea_aphid_22Mar2018_4r6ur, whole genome shotgun sequence genome:
- the LOC100570066 gene encoding myosin-10 yields the protein MSQDQKTQDLKDKLDCQNSQICVLQEKLVTYDKDILKKDDLKCRLHNLQQWIEDVDCKVKQSNNDVFNIINKQKQKIKEAEVQECMLRSENTRLHNANDCITEKLNKLHRKEQALIAEIEKLELCKINIQNELCSAQTRVDEMKCNINSLKKTLKTKEEECENVKKLLTASEAECKRLCAACNAAKCALERSKADVADVKCRLKNTNECLKRERAMLAEKLEDKERDLRVAKAELDTTIRTVSELRANANKLEAAIAELRETMAREKREAEAAASDLREQNCVESEKLCKAKDELTEACRNNGLVAAKIESLKGQVQTNECLVNDLRQKAESLNRAKDEKCERLERERCTLTEDLRCKKKKIAELERQLSRMREDARPCGGVCGGGATGGFGGACPSTADCYPSEDADNRQDICCVPNEPSFIDVLKRLYSDLNNIKVKPCNPMYP from the exons atgtCACAAGATCAAAAAACACAAGATTTAAAAGACAAATTGGACTGTCAAAATAGTCAAATATGCGTACTTCAGGAAAAGTTGGTCACATATGATAAAGATATTTTGAAGAAAGATGATTTAAAATGCCGGTTGCATAATTTACAACAGTGGATAGAAGATGTTGACTGTAAAGTGAAACAATCGAACAATGAtgtgttcaatattattaacaaacaaaaacaaaagataAAAGAAGCTGAAGTGCAAGAATGCATGTTGCGATCGGAAAACACTAGACTGCATAACGCCAATGACTGTATCACTGAAAAGCTAAACAAATTACACCGGAAAGAACAAGCACTAATTGCGGAAATTGAAAAATTGGAATTGTGTAAAATCAATATCCAAAATGAATTGTGCAGCGCTCAA ACCCGTGTGGACGAAATGAAATGTAACATAAACAGCCTGAAGAAAACGCTCAAGACGAAGGAAGAAGAGTGCGAAAACGTCAAGAAATTGCTGACGGCGAGCGAGGCCGAGTGCAAACGCTTGTGTGCGGCGTGCAATGCTGCCAAGTGTGCGCTGGAACGGTCGAAGGCCGATGTGGCGGACGTAAAGTGTCGGTTGAAGAATACTAATGAGTGTTTGAAGCGGGAGCGGGCCATGCTGGCGGAAAAGCTGGAAGACAAGGAACGAGACTTGCGAGTCGCCAAGGCTGAACTGGATACAACCATCCGGACGGTTTCCGAGCTGAGGGCAAACGCGAACAAACTGGAGGCAGCGATAGCCGAGTTGCGGGAGACGATGGCTCGCGAGAAGCGCGAGGCGGAAGCGGCCGCCAGTGACCTCAGGGAGCAGAACTGCGTGGAGTCGGAAAAGTTGTGCAAGGCCAAAGACGAGTTGACCGAAGCGTGCCGCAACAACGGGTTAGTGGCTGCCAAAATAGAGTCGCTCAAAGGCCAGGTGCAGACCAACGAGTGCCTGGTGAACGATCTTCGCCAGAAAGCCGAGTCGCTCAACCGGGCAAAGGACGAAAAGTGCGAACGCCTGGAGCGGGAACGATGCACGCTTACCGAAGACCTGCGGTGCAAGAAGAAGAAGATCGCCGAGTTGGAGCGACAGCTGAGCCGTATGCGTGAGGACGCCCGTCCGTGTGGTGGTGTCTGTGGCGGTGGTGCGACCGGCGGTTTTGGCGGCGCTTGCCCGAGCACTGCCGACTGCTATCCGTCCGAAGACGCAGACAACCGGCAGGACATCTGTTGCGTCCCCAACGAACCGTCCTTCATTGACGTGCTAAAGAGATTGTACAGTGACCTAAACAATATCAAGGTCAAACCCTGCAACCCTATGTACCCTtga